One stretch of Gadus macrocephalus chromosome 12, ASM3116895v1 DNA includes these proteins:
- the acot11b gene encoding acyl-coenzyme A thioesterase 11b isoform X1 — MESPELGVGSLKDALFILESGEVYRNPTEVKMSQIVLPCHANHCGELSVGQLLKWMDSTACLSAERHAGCSCITASVDDIHFEHTIGVGQVVSIIAKVNRAFTSSMEVGILVTCEDLYIGKEWKVCHAFASFVARRTETGKVQLKQVIPHTQLEQVEYSLAAERRRMRLIHVETITDLLSNCAAQLAGECQEHKDAIPAEKTRVESVELVLPPHANHQVSTFGGQIMAWMENVATIAASRLCNAHPTLRSIDMFHFRGPSHIGDRLVLKAIVNNSFKTSMEVGVCAEAYKGGEPLRHINSAFMTFEVLDGDRKPCMLPRIRPEPVDGKRRYQEALARKKIRLDRKYIITSKQTQVPLSVPWDQSNQMYLSLNNVSALKIMVAKTNWVLTSEKNKVSLYTLEENQVLCFKVEMKVDIPADQTFHLLSDLRKRMEWDRHYEKCEVVLQADEEDTIYRVASPSITKGGKGQDFIMLASRRQPCDARDPYLIAVRSVTLPTHPPTDDYTRGEVLCAGFCIWEESSSVTKITYYNQATPGVLPYISRDIVGLSSSYYCIFSACSDFLKANKTCLGAPPPPPAAP, encoded by the exons ATGGAATCACCCGAGCTGGGAGTGGGCTCCCTAAAGGACGCCCTCTTCATTCTGGAGAGCGGGGAGGTGTACAGAAACCCCACAGAGGTCAAAATGAGTCAGATTGTGCTTCCCTGCCACGCCAACCACTGCGGGGAACTGAGCGTTGGACAGCTGCTGAAATGGATGGATTCCACTGCCTGCCTTTCCG CCGAGAGACATGCGGGCTGCTCGTGCATCACTGCGTCCGTGGACGACATCCACTTCGAACATACGATAGG GGTGGGACAGGTGGTTAGTATCATCGCAAAGGTGAATAGAGCTTTCACATCCAGCATGGAG GTGGGTATTTTGGTGACTTGTGAGGACCTCTACATTGGTAAAGAGTGGAAGGTCTGTCACGCCTTCGCCTCGTTTGTGGCAAGGCGCACAGAGACGGGAAAG GTGCAGTTGAAGCAGGTGATCCCTCACACCCAGCTGGAGCAGGTGGAGTACAGCCTGGCCGCCGAGCGGCGGCGGATGAGGCTGATCCACGTCGAGACCATTACGGACCTGCTGAGTAACTGCGCGGCGCAGCTAG cAGGAGAATGCCAGGAGCACAAGGACGCCATTCCAGCGGAGAAGACGCGAGTGGAGAGTGTGGAGCTGGTGTTACCCCCCCATGCCAACCACCAAGTCAGCACCTTCGGGGGCCAGATCATGGCCTGGATGGAGAACGTGGCCACCATTGCTGCCAG CCGGCTCTGCAATGCTCACCCAACGTTGAGGTCCATAGACATGTTTCATTTCCGTGGTCCTTCTCACATCGGCGACCGTTTGGTACTGAAAGCGATCGTCAATAACTCCTTCAAGACCAG TAtggaggtgggggtgtgtgCAGAGGCCTATAAAGGTGGAGAACCTCTCCGTCATATAAACAGCGCTTTTATGACCTTTGAGGTGCTGGATGGTGATAGGAAACCTTGTATGTTGCCACGGATAAGACCTGAACCTGTG GATGGGAAAAGGCGCTACCAAGAGGCATTGGCAAGAAAGAAGATTCGCTTGGATAG gAAATACATAATCACCTCCAAGCAGACACAAGTGCCCTTATCCGTTCCCTGGGACCAAAGTAACCAG ATGTACCTGAGCTTAAACAACGTATCGGCGCTGAAGATAATGGTCGCAAAAACAAACTGGGTGTTGACCTCAGAGAAGAATAAG GTCAGTCTGTACACTTTGGAAGAGAACCAGGTGCTGTGTTTTAAGGTGGAGATGAAGGTCGACATCCCAGCAGATCAGACCTTCCACCTGCTGTCGGatctgaggaagaggatggagtGGGACAGGCACTATGA GAAGTGTGAGGTGGTCCTCCAAGCAGATGAGGAAGATACCATTTATCGTGTGGCCTCGCCGTCGATCACTAAAGGGGGAAAAGGTCAAGATTTCATCATGTTGGCCTCAAGGAGGCAGCCATGCGACGCCAG GGACCCGTATCTCATTGCCGTGCGCTCAGTCACCCTGCCCACCCATCCCCCCACTGACGACTACACCAGGGGAGAGGTGCTCTGTGCTGGCTTCTGTATCTGGGAAGAGTCCAGTTCAGTCACCAAG ATCACCTACTACAACCAGGCCACCCCTGGGGTCCTCCCCTACATCTCCAGAGACATTGTTGGGCTTTCCTCCAGCTACTACTGCATCTTCTCCGCCTGCAGTGACTTCCTGAAAGCGAACAAGACCTGCCTAGGagctccaccgcctcctcctgctgctccataA
- the acot11b gene encoding acyl-coenzyme A thioesterase 11b isoform X3: MESPELGVGSLKDALFILESGEVYRNPTEVKMSQIVLPCHANHCGELSVGQLLKWMDSTACLSAERHAGCSCITASVDDIHFEHTIGVGQVVSIIAKVNRAFTSSMEVGILVTCEDLYIGKEWKVCHAFASFVARRTETGKLKQVIPHTQLEQVEYSLAAERRRMRLIHVETITDLLSNCAAQLAGECQEHKDAIPAEKTRVESVELVLPPHANHQVSTFGGQIMAWMENVATIAASRLCNAHPTLRSIDMFHFRGPSHIGDRLVLKAIVNNSFKTSMEVGVCAEAYKGGEPLRHINSAFMTFEVLDGDRKPCMLPRIRPEPVDGKRRYQEALARKKIRLDRKYIITSKQTQVPLSVPWDQSNQMYLSLNNVSALKIMVAKTNWVLTSEKNKVSLYTLEENQVLCFKVEMKVDIPADQTFHLLSDLRKRMEWDRHYEKCEVVLQADEEDTIYRVASPSITKGGKGQDFIMLASRRQPCDARDPYLIAVRSVTLPTHPPTDDYTRGEVLCAGFCIWEESSSVTKITYYNQATPGVLPYISRDIVGLSSSYYCIFSACSDFLKANKTCLGAPPPPPAAP; this comes from the exons ATGGAATCACCCGAGCTGGGAGTGGGCTCCCTAAAGGACGCCCTCTTCATTCTGGAGAGCGGGGAGGTGTACAGAAACCCCACAGAGGTCAAAATGAGTCAGATTGTGCTTCCCTGCCACGCCAACCACTGCGGGGAACTGAGCGTTGGACAGCTGCTGAAATGGATGGATTCCACTGCCTGCCTTTCCG CCGAGAGACATGCGGGCTGCTCGTGCATCACTGCGTCCGTGGACGACATCCACTTCGAACATACGATAGG GGTGGGACAGGTGGTTAGTATCATCGCAAAGGTGAATAGAGCTTTCACATCCAGCATGGAG GTGGGTATTTTGGTGACTTGTGAGGACCTCTACATTGGTAAAGAGTGGAAGGTCTGTCACGCCTTCGCCTCGTTTGTGGCAAGGCGCACAGAGACGGGAAAG TTGAAGCAGGTGATCCCTCACACCCAGCTGGAGCAGGTGGAGTACAGCCTGGCCGCCGAGCGGCGGCGGATGAGGCTGATCCACGTCGAGACCATTACGGACCTGCTGAGTAACTGCGCGGCGCAGCTAG cAGGAGAATGCCAGGAGCACAAGGACGCCATTCCAGCGGAGAAGACGCGAGTGGAGAGTGTGGAGCTGGTGTTACCCCCCCATGCCAACCACCAAGTCAGCACCTTCGGGGGCCAGATCATGGCCTGGATGGAGAACGTGGCCACCATTGCTGCCAG CCGGCTCTGCAATGCTCACCCAACGTTGAGGTCCATAGACATGTTTCATTTCCGTGGTCCTTCTCACATCGGCGACCGTTTGGTACTGAAAGCGATCGTCAATAACTCCTTCAAGACCAG TAtggaggtgggggtgtgtgCAGAGGCCTATAAAGGTGGAGAACCTCTCCGTCATATAAACAGCGCTTTTATGACCTTTGAGGTGCTGGATGGTGATAGGAAACCTTGTATGTTGCCACGGATAAGACCTGAACCTGTG GATGGGAAAAGGCGCTACCAAGAGGCATTGGCAAGAAAGAAGATTCGCTTGGATAG gAAATACATAATCACCTCCAAGCAGACACAAGTGCCCTTATCCGTTCCCTGGGACCAAAGTAACCAG ATGTACCTGAGCTTAAACAACGTATCGGCGCTGAAGATAATGGTCGCAAAAACAAACTGGGTGTTGACCTCAGAGAAGAATAAG GTCAGTCTGTACACTTTGGAAGAGAACCAGGTGCTGTGTTTTAAGGTGGAGATGAAGGTCGACATCCCAGCAGATCAGACCTTCCACCTGCTGTCGGatctgaggaagaggatggagtGGGACAGGCACTATGA GAAGTGTGAGGTGGTCCTCCAAGCAGATGAGGAAGATACCATTTATCGTGTGGCCTCGCCGTCGATCACTAAAGGGGGAAAAGGTCAAGATTTCATCATGTTGGCCTCAAGGAGGCAGCCATGCGACGCCAG GGACCCGTATCTCATTGCCGTGCGCTCAGTCACCCTGCCCACCCATCCCCCCACTGACGACTACACCAGGGGAGAGGTGCTCTGTGCTGGCTTCTGTATCTGGGAAGAGTCCAGTTCAGTCACCAAG ATCACCTACTACAACCAGGCCACCCCTGGGGTCCTCCCCTACATCTCCAGAGACATTGTTGGGCTTTCCTCCAGCTACTACTGCATCTTCTCCGCCTGCAGTGACTTCCTGAAAGCGAACAAGACCTGCCTAGGagctccaccgcctcctcctgctgctccataA
- the acot11b gene encoding acyl-coenzyme A thioesterase 11b isoform X4: MESPELGVGSLKDALFILESGEVYRNPTEVKMSQIVLPCHANHCGELSVGQLLKWMDSTACLSAERHAGCSCITASVDDIHFEHTIGVGQVVSIIAKVNRAFTSSMEVGILVTCEDLYIGKEWKVCHAFASFVARRTETGKLKQVIPHTQLEQVEYSLAAERRRMRLIHVETITDLLSNCAAQLGECQEHKDAIPAEKTRVESVELVLPPHANHQVSTFGGQIMAWMENVATIAASRLCNAHPTLRSIDMFHFRGPSHIGDRLVLKAIVNNSFKTSMEVGVCAEAYKGGEPLRHINSAFMTFEVLDGDRKPCMLPRIRPEPVDGKRRYQEALARKKIRLDRKYIITSKQTQVPLSVPWDQSNQMYLSLNNVSALKIMVAKTNWVLTSEKNKVSLYTLEENQVLCFKVEMKVDIPADQTFHLLSDLRKRMEWDRHYEKCEVVLQADEEDTIYRVASPSITKGGKGQDFIMLASRRQPCDARDPYLIAVRSVTLPTHPPTDDYTRGEVLCAGFCIWEESSSVTKITYYNQATPGVLPYISRDIVGLSSSYYCIFSACSDFLKANKTCLGAPPPPPAAP, from the exons ATGGAATCACCCGAGCTGGGAGTGGGCTCCCTAAAGGACGCCCTCTTCATTCTGGAGAGCGGGGAGGTGTACAGAAACCCCACAGAGGTCAAAATGAGTCAGATTGTGCTTCCCTGCCACGCCAACCACTGCGGGGAACTGAGCGTTGGACAGCTGCTGAAATGGATGGATTCCACTGCCTGCCTTTCCG CCGAGAGACATGCGGGCTGCTCGTGCATCACTGCGTCCGTGGACGACATCCACTTCGAACATACGATAGG GGTGGGACAGGTGGTTAGTATCATCGCAAAGGTGAATAGAGCTTTCACATCCAGCATGGAG GTGGGTATTTTGGTGACTTGTGAGGACCTCTACATTGGTAAAGAGTGGAAGGTCTGTCACGCCTTCGCCTCGTTTGTGGCAAGGCGCACAGAGACGGGAAAG TTGAAGCAGGTGATCCCTCACACCCAGCTGGAGCAGGTGGAGTACAGCCTGGCCGCCGAGCGGCGGCGGATGAGGCTGATCCACGTCGAGACCATTACGGACCTGCTGAGTAACTGCGCGGCGCAGCTAG GAGAATGCCAGGAGCACAAGGACGCCATTCCAGCGGAGAAGACGCGAGTGGAGAGTGTGGAGCTGGTGTTACCCCCCCATGCCAACCACCAAGTCAGCACCTTCGGGGGCCAGATCATGGCCTGGATGGAGAACGTGGCCACCATTGCTGCCAG CCGGCTCTGCAATGCTCACCCAACGTTGAGGTCCATAGACATGTTTCATTTCCGTGGTCCTTCTCACATCGGCGACCGTTTGGTACTGAAAGCGATCGTCAATAACTCCTTCAAGACCAG TAtggaggtgggggtgtgtgCAGAGGCCTATAAAGGTGGAGAACCTCTCCGTCATATAAACAGCGCTTTTATGACCTTTGAGGTGCTGGATGGTGATAGGAAACCTTGTATGTTGCCACGGATAAGACCTGAACCTGTG GATGGGAAAAGGCGCTACCAAGAGGCATTGGCAAGAAAGAAGATTCGCTTGGATAG gAAATACATAATCACCTCCAAGCAGACACAAGTGCCCTTATCCGTTCCCTGGGACCAAAGTAACCAG ATGTACCTGAGCTTAAACAACGTATCGGCGCTGAAGATAATGGTCGCAAAAACAAACTGGGTGTTGACCTCAGAGAAGAATAAG GTCAGTCTGTACACTTTGGAAGAGAACCAGGTGCTGTGTTTTAAGGTGGAGATGAAGGTCGACATCCCAGCAGATCAGACCTTCCACCTGCTGTCGGatctgaggaagaggatggagtGGGACAGGCACTATGA GAAGTGTGAGGTGGTCCTCCAAGCAGATGAGGAAGATACCATTTATCGTGTGGCCTCGCCGTCGATCACTAAAGGGGGAAAAGGTCAAGATTTCATCATGTTGGCCTCAAGGAGGCAGCCATGCGACGCCAG GGACCCGTATCTCATTGCCGTGCGCTCAGTCACCCTGCCCACCCATCCCCCCACTGACGACTACACCAGGGGAGAGGTGCTCTGTGCTGGCTTCTGTATCTGGGAAGAGTCCAGTTCAGTCACCAAG ATCACCTACTACAACCAGGCCACCCCTGGGGTCCTCCCCTACATCTCCAGAGACATTGTTGGGCTTTCCTCCAGCTACTACTGCATCTTCTCCGCCTGCAGTGACTTCCTGAAAGCGAACAAGACCTGCCTAGGagctccaccgcctcctcctgctgctccataA
- the acot11b gene encoding acyl-coenzyme A thioesterase 11b isoform X2, with amino-acid sequence MESPELGVGSLKDALFILESGEVYRNPTEVKMSQIVLPCHANHCGELSVGQLLKWMDSTACLSAERHAGCSCITASVDDIHFEHTIGVGQVVSIIAKVNRAFTSSMEVGILVTCEDLYIGKEWKVCHAFASFVARRTETGKVQLKQVIPHTQLEQVEYSLAAERRRMRLIHVETITDLLSNCAAQLGECQEHKDAIPAEKTRVESVELVLPPHANHQVSTFGGQIMAWMENVATIAASRLCNAHPTLRSIDMFHFRGPSHIGDRLVLKAIVNNSFKTSMEVGVCAEAYKGGEPLRHINSAFMTFEVLDGDRKPCMLPRIRPEPVDGKRRYQEALARKKIRLDRKYIITSKQTQVPLSVPWDQSNQMYLSLNNVSALKIMVAKTNWVLTSEKNKVSLYTLEENQVLCFKVEMKVDIPADQTFHLLSDLRKRMEWDRHYEKCEVVLQADEEDTIYRVASPSITKGGKGQDFIMLASRRQPCDARDPYLIAVRSVTLPTHPPTDDYTRGEVLCAGFCIWEESSSVTKITYYNQATPGVLPYISRDIVGLSSSYYCIFSACSDFLKANKTCLGAPPPPPAAP; translated from the exons ATGGAATCACCCGAGCTGGGAGTGGGCTCCCTAAAGGACGCCCTCTTCATTCTGGAGAGCGGGGAGGTGTACAGAAACCCCACAGAGGTCAAAATGAGTCAGATTGTGCTTCCCTGCCACGCCAACCACTGCGGGGAACTGAGCGTTGGACAGCTGCTGAAATGGATGGATTCCACTGCCTGCCTTTCCG CCGAGAGACATGCGGGCTGCTCGTGCATCACTGCGTCCGTGGACGACATCCACTTCGAACATACGATAGG GGTGGGACAGGTGGTTAGTATCATCGCAAAGGTGAATAGAGCTTTCACATCCAGCATGGAG GTGGGTATTTTGGTGACTTGTGAGGACCTCTACATTGGTAAAGAGTGGAAGGTCTGTCACGCCTTCGCCTCGTTTGTGGCAAGGCGCACAGAGACGGGAAAG GTGCAGTTGAAGCAGGTGATCCCTCACACCCAGCTGGAGCAGGTGGAGTACAGCCTGGCCGCCGAGCGGCGGCGGATGAGGCTGATCCACGTCGAGACCATTACGGACCTGCTGAGTAACTGCGCGGCGCAGCTAG GAGAATGCCAGGAGCACAAGGACGCCATTCCAGCGGAGAAGACGCGAGTGGAGAGTGTGGAGCTGGTGTTACCCCCCCATGCCAACCACCAAGTCAGCACCTTCGGGGGCCAGATCATGGCCTGGATGGAGAACGTGGCCACCATTGCTGCCAG CCGGCTCTGCAATGCTCACCCAACGTTGAGGTCCATAGACATGTTTCATTTCCGTGGTCCTTCTCACATCGGCGACCGTTTGGTACTGAAAGCGATCGTCAATAACTCCTTCAAGACCAG TAtggaggtgggggtgtgtgCAGAGGCCTATAAAGGTGGAGAACCTCTCCGTCATATAAACAGCGCTTTTATGACCTTTGAGGTGCTGGATGGTGATAGGAAACCTTGTATGTTGCCACGGATAAGACCTGAACCTGTG GATGGGAAAAGGCGCTACCAAGAGGCATTGGCAAGAAAGAAGATTCGCTTGGATAG gAAATACATAATCACCTCCAAGCAGACACAAGTGCCCTTATCCGTTCCCTGGGACCAAAGTAACCAG ATGTACCTGAGCTTAAACAACGTATCGGCGCTGAAGATAATGGTCGCAAAAACAAACTGGGTGTTGACCTCAGAGAAGAATAAG GTCAGTCTGTACACTTTGGAAGAGAACCAGGTGCTGTGTTTTAAGGTGGAGATGAAGGTCGACATCCCAGCAGATCAGACCTTCCACCTGCTGTCGGatctgaggaagaggatggagtGGGACAGGCACTATGA GAAGTGTGAGGTGGTCCTCCAAGCAGATGAGGAAGATACCATTTATCGTGTGGCCTCGCCGTCGATCACTAAAGGGGGAAAAGGTCAAGATTTCATCATGTTGGCCTCAAGGAGGCAGCCATGCGACGCCAG GGACCCGTATCTCATTGCCGTGCGCTCAGTCACCCTGCCCACCCATCCCCCCACTGACGACTACACCAGGGGAGAGGTGCTCTGTGCTGGCTTCTGTATCTGGGAAGAGTCCAGTTCAGTCACCAAG ATCACCTACTACAACCAGGCCACCCCTGGGGTCCTCCCCTACATCTCCAGAGACATTGTTGGGCTTTCCTCCAGCTACTACTGCATCTTCTCCGCCTGCAGTGACTTCCTGAAAGCGAACAAGACCTGCCTAGGagctccaccgcctcctcctgctgctccataA
- the acot11b gene encoding acyl-coenzyme A thioesterase 11b isoform X5, producing the protein MEVGILVTCEDLYIGKEWKVCHAFASFVARRTETGKVQLKQVIPHTQLEQVEYSLAAERRRMRLIHVETITDLLSNCAAQLAGECQEHKDAIPAEKTRVESVELVLPPHANHQVSTFGGQIMAWMENVATIAASRLCNAHPTLRSIDMFHFRGPSHIGDRLVLKAIVNNSFKTSMEVGVCAEAYKGGEPLRHINSAFMTFEVLDGDRKPCMLPRIRPEPVDGKRRYQEALARKKIRLDRKYIITSKQTQVPLSVPWDQSNQMYLSLNNVSALKIMVAKTNWVLTSEKNKVSLYTLEENQVLCFKVEMKVDIPADQTFHLLSDLRKRMEWDRHYEKCEVVLQADEEDTIYRVASPSITKGGKGQDFIMLASRRQPCDARDPYLIAVRSVTLPTHPPTDDYTRGEVLCAGFCIWEESSSVTKITYYNQATPGVLPYISRDIVGLSSSYYCIFSACSDFLKANKTCLGAPPPPPAAP; encoded by the exons ATGGAG GTGGGTATTTTGGTGACTTGTGAGGACCTCTACATTGGTAAAGAGTGGAAGGTCTGTCACGCCTTCGCCTCGTTTGTGGCAAGGCGCACAGAGACGGGAAAG GTGCAGTTGAAGCAGGTGATCCCTCACACCCAGCTGGAGCAGGTGGAGTACAGCCTGGCCGCCGAGCGGCGGCGGATGAGGCTGATCCACGTCGAGACCATTACGGACCTGCTGAGTAACTGCGCGGCGCAGCTAG cAGGAGAATGCCAGGAGCACAAGGACGCCATTCCAGCGGAGAAGACGCGAGTGGAGAGTGTGGAGCTGGTGTTACCCCCCCATGCCAACCACCAAGTCAGCACCTTCGGGGGCCAGATCATGGCCTGGATGGAGAACGTGGCCACCATTGCTGCCAG CCGGCTCTGCAATGCTCACCCAACGTTGAGGTCCATAGACATGTTTCATTTCCGTGGTCCTTCTCACATCGGCGACCGTTTGGTACTGAAAGCGATCGTCAATAACTCCTTCAAGACCAG TAtggaggtgggggtgtgtgCAGAGGCCTATAAAGGTGGAGAACCTCTCCGTCATATAAACAGCGCTTTTATGACCTTTGAGGTGCTGGATGGTGATAGGAAACCTTGTATGTTGCCACGGATAAGACCTGAACCTGTG GATGGGAAAAGGCGCTACCAAGAGGCATTGGCAAGAAAGAAGATTCGCTTGGATAG gAAATACATAATCACCTCCAAGCAGACACAAGTGCCCTTATCCGTTCCCTGGGACCAAAGTAACCAG ATGTACCTGAGCTTAAACAACGTATCGGCGCTGAAGATAATGGTCGCAAAAACAAACTGGGTGTTGACCTCAGAGAAGAATAAG GTCAGTCTGTACACTTTGGAAGAGAACCAGGTGCTGTGTTTTAAGGTGGAGATGAAGGTCGACATCCCAGCAGATCAGACCTTCCACCTGCTGTCGGatctgaggaagaggatggagtGGGACAGGCACTATGA GAAGTGTGAGGTGGTCCTCCAAGCAGATGAGGAAGATACCATTTATCGTGTGGCCTCGCCGTCGATCACTAAAGGGGGAAAAGGTCAAGATTTCATCATGTTGGCCTCAAGGAGGCAGCCATGCGACGCCAG GGACCCGTATCTCATTGCCGTGCGCTCAGTCACCCTGCCCACCCATCCCCCCACTGACGACTACACCAGGGGAGAGGTGCTCTGTGCTGGCTTCTGTATCTGGGAAGAGTCCAGTTCAGTCACCAAG ATCACCTACTACAACCAGGCCACCCCTGGGGTCCTCCCCTACATCTCCAGAGACATTGTTGGGCTTTCCTCCAGCTACTACTGCATCTTCTCCGCCTGCAGTGACTTCCTGAAAGCGAACAAGACCTGCCTAGGagctccaccgcctcctcctgctgctccataA